The Nocardioides panzhihuensis genome has a segment encoding these proteins:
- a CDS encoding bifunctional proline dehydrogenase/L-glutamate gamma-semialdehyde dehydrogenase has product MTTNDALIAEVDDLVRGWLTKASTKPTAAAAQRLADVLKDPAGLDFTVGFVDRVIRPEDVRVAAASLRELAGNVPSFLPWHLKLGVKLGALMSLVAPWFVIPVARRALRQMVGHLLIDASDARLGKQIERIRERGVSLNINLLGEAVLGQKEADRRLAGIRKLLARDDVDYVSVKVSSPVAPHAVWAYDEAVEHVIERLLPLYTYAAKSSAAGTKKFINLDMEEYRDLDMTIDVFTRLLDRPELADLEAGIVLQAYLPDAMAAMIRLQEWSAARRARGGAAIKVRLVKGANLPMEHVEASLHGWPVATWTTKQDSDTNYKRVLSWALTPERMANVRVGVAGHNLFDVAYAWILAGQRGVRDSVEFEMLLGMAEGQAEAVQETVGGLLLYVPVVHPKDFDVAIAYLVRRLEEGASTENFMSAVFDLNSSEALYAREKERFVRSLDAVDESVPAPNRIQDRREPVDAAPMAGPFENAPDTDPHLPGNREWGKAIIARVGSSTLGDQLVADHTVTSVEAVESVLEGAVGAQADWARKTGAERAAVLRAAAVEVERRRAEWLEVGASECGKTLDQGDPEVSEAIDFLNYYASLAEELDTVDGARQVPVRLTLVTPPWNFPLAIPTGGVAAALAAGSAVVIKPAPQAQRCGSVLVETLWAAGVPKEVLRLVHVPENEVGRALIASPLVDRLVLTGAFDTAELFRSFRPDLPLLAETSGKNSLVVTPDADLDLAVKDLVYSAFGHAGQKCSAASLGILVGSVATSRRFRDQLVDAVTSLRVGYPTDPTVQVGPVIEPASGKLLKALTTLAPGESWLVKPRQLDDTGRLWSPGVKTGVKRGSEFHLTEYFGPVLGLISADSLDEALEIQNQVDYGLTAGIHSLDRAEITHWLSSVEAGNVYVNRGITGAIVRRQPFGGWKKSAVGAGTKAGGPNYLVGLSDWVPAPATELATPSAAVRSLVDWAGRLQIDEIEMLKRGAGSDAVAWEREFGGARDVSRLTAEVNVLRYSSVPVTIRYEGGPIAHLLRVLAAGVAAEAPVTVSVAAALDDDTASLVRATGATYVVKDAAAWSATLTGTDAPGRVRLLGGSREAFAEASQGRVDIALYAQPVVEAGRVELLTFLHEQAVSVTAHRFGSPTPLVESLF; this is encoded by the coding sequence ATGACCACCAATGACGCGCTCATCGCCGAGGTCGACGACCTCGTCCGCGGCTGGCTGACGAAGGCTTCGACCAAGCCGACCGCCGCTGCCGCGCAGCGCCTCGCCGACGTCCTCAAGGACCCCGCGGGGCTCGACTTCACTGTCGGCTTCGTCGACCGGGTGATCCGCCCCGAGGACGTACGCGTGGCGGCGGCCAGCCTTCGTGAGCTGGCCGGCAACGTACCTTCGTTCCTGCCCTGGCACCTGAAGCTGGGCGTGAAGCTCGGCGCGCTGATGTCGCTGGTCGCGCCCTGGTTCGTCATCCCGGTGGCGCGCCGTGCGCTGCGGCAGATGGTGGGTCACCTGCTGATCGACGCCTCCGACGCACGGCTCGGCAAGCAGATCGAGCGAATCCGCGAGCGCGGCGTCTCGCTGAACATCAACCTCCTCGGTGAGGCCGTCCTGGGGCAGAAGGAGGCCGACCGGCGTCTGGCCGGGATCCGCAAGCTGCTGGCACGCGACGACGTCGACTACGTCTCGGTGAAGGTCTCCTCGCCGGTCGCGCCGCACGCGGTCTGGGCCTACGACGAGGCGGTCGAGCACGTCATCGAGCGGCTGCTCCCGCTCTACACCTACGCGGCGAAGTCCTCGGCCGCCGGGACGAAGAAGTTCATCAACCTGGACATGGAGGAGTACCGCGACCTCGACATGACCATCGACGTCTTCACGCGGCTCCTCGACCGTCCCGAGCTGGCCGACCTGGAGGCGGGGATCGTCCTGCAGGCGTACCTGCCCGACGCGATGGCCGCGATGATCAGGCTGCAGGAGTGGTCGGCTGCTCGCCGTGCGCGTGGGGGCGCGGCGATCAAGGTGCGACTGGTCAAGGGCGCCAACCTGCCGATGGAGCACGTCGAGGCGTCGCTGCACGGCTGGCCGGTCGCCACCTGGACGACCAAGCAGGACTCCGACACCAACTACAAGCGGGTGCTGTCCTGGGCGCTGACGCCCGAGCGGATGGCCAACGTGCGCGTGGGCGTCGCCGGGCACAACCTGTTCGACGTGGCGTACGCGTGGATCCTGGCTGGTCAGCGCGGTGTTCGTGACTCGGTCGAGTTCGAGATGCTGCTGGGGATGGCCGAGGGCCAGGCCGAGGCGGTCCAGGAGACGGTGGGCGGACTGCTGCTCTACGTGCCGGTCGTGCACCCGAAGGACTTCGACGTCGCGATCGCGTATCTCGTGCGTCGCCTCGAGGAGGGCGCGAGCACCGAGAACTTCATGTCGGCCGTCTTCGACCTCAACTCCTCCGAGGCCCTCTACGCGCGTGAGAAGGAGCGGTTCGTACGCTCCCTGGACGCTGTCGACGAGTCCGTGCCGGCCCCCAACCGGATCCAGGACCGGCGCGAGCCCGTGGATGCCGCGCCGATGGCCGGGCCGTTCGAGAACGCCCCGGACACCGACCCGCACCTGCCGGGCAACCGCGAGTGGGGCAAGGCGATCATCGCCCGGGTGGGCTCCTCGACGCTCGGTGACCAGCTCGTCGCCGACCACACGGTGACCTCGGTGGAGGCTGTCGAGTCGGTGCTCGAGGGCGCCGTCGGCGCCCAGGCCGACTGGGCCCGCAAGACCGGTGCCGAGCGCGCCGCCGTGCTGCGGGCCGCTGCCGTCGAGGTCGAGCGGCGTCGCGCCGAGTGGCTCGAGGTCGGTGCGTCGGAGTGTGGCAAGACGCTCGACCAGGGCGACCCCGAGGTCTCCGAGGCGATCGACTTCCTCAACTACTACGCGAGCCTGGCCGAGGAGCTCGACACGGTGGACGGCGCCCGTCAGGTGCCGGTCCGGCTCACGCTGGTCACCCCGCCGTGGAACTTCCCGCTCGCCATCCCGACCGGTGGTGTCGCGGCGGCGCTCGCGGCCGGTTCGGCCGTGGTGATCAAGCCGGCCCCGCAGGCGCAGCGCTGCGGCTCGGTGCTGGTCGAGACGCTCTGGGCAGCCGGGGTGCCGAAGGAGGTCCTGCGGCTGGTCCACGTGCCGGAGAACGAGGTCGGTCGCGCGCTGATCGCCTCGCCGCTGGTCGACCGACTGGTGCTGACCGGCGCGTTCGACACCGCCGAGCTCTTCCGCTCGTTCCGCCCGGATCTGCCGCTGCTCGCCGAGACCTCCGGCAAGAACTCTCTGGTGGTCACCCCGGACGCCGACCTCGACCTCGCGGTCAAGGACCTCGTCTACTCCGCCTTCGGTCACGCCGGCCAGAAGTGCTCGGCGGCGTCGCTGGGCATCCTGGTCGGCTCGGTCGCGACCTCGCGTCGCTTCCGCGATCAGCTCGTCGACGCGGTGACCTCGCTTCGCGTGGGTTATCCGACCGACCCGACGGTGCAGGTGGGCCCGGTCATCGAGCCCGCCTCCGGCAAGTTGCTCAAGGCGCTGACGACGCTCGCGCCGGGCGAGTCGTGGCTCGTGAAGCCGCGCCAGCTCGATGACACCGGCCGCCTCTGGTCGCCGGGTGTGAAGACCGGCGTGAAGCGTGGCTCGGAGTTCCACCTGACCGAGTACTTCGGTCCCGTCCTCGGTCTGATCTCGGCCGACTCGCTCGACGAGGCGCTCGAGATCCAGAACCAGGTCGACTACGGCCTGACCGCCGGTATCCACAGCCTCGACCGGGCGGAGATCACGCACTGGCTCTCGTCGGTGGAGGCGGGCAACGTCTACGTCAACCGCGGCATCACCGGCGCGATCGTGCGTCGCCAGCCGTTCGGTGGCTGGAAGAAGTCGGCCGTCGGCGCCGGTACGAAGGCCGGTGGCCCGAACTACCTGGTCGGACTCAGCGACTGGGTGCCGGCTCCGGCCACCGAGCTCGCGACGCCGTCCGCCGCCGTCCGGTCGCTCGTCGACTGGGCCGGGAGGCTGCAGATCGACGAGATCGAGATGCTCAAGCGTGGCGCCGGGTCGGACGCGGTCGCCTGGGAGCGCGAGTTCGGTGGCGCCCGGGACGTGTCGCGACTGACCGCGGAGGTCAACGTGCTGCGCTACTCGTCGGTGCCGGTCACCATCCGGTACGAGGGTGGGCCGATCGCCCACCTGCTGCGGGTCCTCGCCGCCGGTGTCGCGGCCGAGGCGCCGGTGACGGTTTCCGTCGCCGCTGCCCTGGACGATGACACCGCCTCGCTGGTGCGGGCGACCGGTGCGACCTACGTCGTCAAGGACGCGGCCGCGTGGAGCGCCACGCTGACCGGGACCGATGCGCCCGGCCGCGTACGTCTCCTGGGTGGGTCGCGCGAGGCCTTCGCCGAAGCGAGCCAGGGCCGGGTCGACATCGCCCTCTACGCCCAGCCCGTCGTCGAGGCCGGCCGCGTCGAGCTGCTCACCTTCCTGCACGAGCAGGCCGTCTCGGTCACCGCGCACCGCTTCGGCTCGCCGACGCCGCTGGTGGAGAGCCTCTTCTAG
- a CDS encoding DoxX family protein, translating into MTAIARTTARILLGVVMMGAGVAHLTAQRQEFRAQVPDWFPIDEDLTVLGSGVVEIGLGLAFILLPSRRRLIGALLAAFFVVIFPGNIAQYVEGVDAFGLDTDGKRLIRLFFQPVLIVWALFGGDWLRTRAESARHDEPARR; encoded by the coding sequence ATGACCGCCATCGCGCGAACGACCGCACGGATCCTGCTGGGCGTCGTGATGATGGGCGCCGGGGTGGCACACCTGACCGCCCAGCGACAGGAGTTCCGGGCGCAGGTGCCCGACTGGTTCCCGATCGACGAGGACCTGACGGTGCTCGGCTCTGGCGTCGTCGAGATCGGGCTCGGGCTGGCCTTCATCCTGCTGCCGAGCAGGCGACGGCTCATCGGAGCCCTGCTCGCCGCCTTCTTCGTGGTGATCTTCCCCGGCAACATCGCGCAATATGTCGAAGGCGTCGACGCGTTCGGTCTCGACACCGACGGCAAGCGGCTGATCCGGCTGTTCTTCCAGCCCGTGCTCATCGTCTGGGCTCTGTTCGGCGGCGACTGGCTGAGGACCCGCGCCGAGTCGGCTCGTCATGACGAGCCGGCTCGGCGCTGA
- a CDS encoding Coagulation factor 5/8 type domain-containing protein, with protein sequence MRIRRTSLLAVIALAVTVAMVGPPASGDDVERRLPSPESEINVTGEPFTGTAPDGTVQGLIDAHSHMFMQDGIGGAAVCGKAFSEAGIADALKDCPSHGIAGETALLENLTRSGSPLGFHDTTGWPSFKDWPAYDSLTHQQMYYRWVERAWRAGQRILVVQLTSNKALCAINPGTHQSCDEMTAVRRQARDAYDTQAFIDAQYGGEGRGWYRIVTDAGQAREVIEDGKLAVVLGVETSEPFGCSQKLRLPSCTRANIDKGLDELKSLGVSSMFLCHKFDNALCGVRYDEGTTGLLINAGQFLTTGTFWTPKACSPDQPHDNNPRLIARPAGLEWLPQPPIYPEGTVCNPHGLSALGEYALRGLIKRGMMVEVDHMSAKAAGRAFDILEEADYPGVLASHSWMDERYLDRLYALGGFSTIYGHSTDQFLAEYVRTAPVRDRYGAGIGFGFDMNGFGGTPGPAKTRVTYPFRSFDGGSAVDRQVTGKRIWDYNTDGVAHYGMIPDYLEDLRLTGGQDVIDDIVRGSETYLRTWAGAQAAAD encoded by the coding sequence ATGCGCATCCGTCGTACGTCCCTGCTCGCTGTGATCGCCCTCGCGGTGACGGTCGCGATGGTGGGGCCGCCAGCGTCCGGCGATGACGTGGAGCGTCGGCTCCCCTCCCCGGAGTCCGAGATCAACGTGACCGGGGAGCCGTTCACCGGCACCGCTCCGGACGGCACGGTGCAAGGGCTGATCGACGCCCACAGCCACATGTTCATGCAGGACGGGATCGGTGGCGCGGCGGTCTGCGGGAAGGCCTTCTCCGAGGCCGGGATCGCGGACGCACTGAAGGACTGCCCGTCTCACGGGATCGCCGGTGAGACCGCGCTGCTGGAGAACCTGACCCGTTCGGGGAGCCCGCTCGGATTCCACGACACCACCGGCTGGCCTTCTTTCAAGGACTGGCCGGCGTACGACTCGCTGACCCACCAGCAGATGTACTACCGCTGGGTCGAGCGTGCCTGGCGCGCGGGACAGCGGATCCTGGTGGTGCAGCTGACCAGCAACAAGGCGCTGTGCGCGATCAACCCCGGCACCCACCAGTCGTGCGACGAGATGACCGCGGTGCGAAGGCAGGCCCGGGATGCGTACGACACCCAGGCGTTCATCGACGCTCAGTACGGCGGCGAGGGGCGCGGGTGGTACCGGATCGTCACCGATGCCGGCCAGGCACGCGAGGTGATCGAGGACGGCAAGCTCGCCGTGGTGCTCGGCGTGGAGACCTCCGAGCCGTTCGGCTGCTCCCAGAAGCTGCGGCTGCCCTCGTGCACGCGCGCCAACATCGACAAGGGGCTCGACGAGCTGAAGTCGCTCGGAGTCTCGTCGATGTTCCTGTGCCACAAGTTCGACAACGCGCTCTGCGGGGTCCGATACGACGAGGGCACCACCGGGCTGCTGATCAACGCCGGACAGTTCCTCACCACGGGCACGTTCTGGACGCCGAAGGCCTGCAGCCCCGATCAGCCGCACGACAACAACCCGCGCCTGATCGCACGGCCCGCCGGGCTGGAATGGCTGCCGCAGCCACCGATCTATCCCGAGGGGACGGTCTGCAACCCCCACGGCCTCTCCGCGCTGGGCGAGTACGCCCTGCGGGGCCTGATCAAGCGCGGCATGATGGTCGAGGTCGACCACATGAGCGCCAAGGCCGCCGGTCGGGCCTTCGACATCCTCGAGGAGGCCGACTACCCCGGCGTGCTCGCCAGCCACTCCTGGATGGACGAGCGCTACCTCGACCGCCTCTACGCACTCGGCGGGTTCTCGACGATCTACGGCCACAGCACCGACCAGTTCCTGGCGGAGTACGTCCGCACCGCGCCGGTCCGTGACCGCTACGGCGCCGGCATCGGGTTCGGCTTCGACATGAACGGCTTCGGTGGCACGCCGGGCCCGGCGAAGACTCGCGTCACCTACCCGTTCCGCAGCTTCGACGGCGGCTCCGCCGTCGACCGGCAGGTCACCGGCAAACGGATCTGGGACTACAACACCGACGGCGTCGCCCACTACGGGATGATCCCCGACTACCTCGAGGACCTCCGCCTCACCGGCGGTCAGGACGTCATCGACGACATCGTCCGCGGCTCGGAGACCTACCTGCGTACGTGGGCAGGGGCTCAGGCCGCCGCCGACTGA
- the proC gene encoding pyrroline-5-carboxylate reductase — MTIAIIGAGNMGGAVLSGLLEAGHAPESVIVVEAREEQAAALREKHGVRTLPAAKAAGEADVVVLGVKPYGVVPVLESIASSLRQGTTVVSLAAGVPTSAMEPAVPDGVSVVRVMPNTPALVGEGMSAVAGGAKATPEAVAAAADLMGAVGKVVTVPESQIDAVTAISGSGPAYVFMVAEAWIEAGVHLGLTRDDATTLVIQTLAGSAELLKGGTHPAILREQVTSPGGTTAAALGALEQNGLRAAFLEATRAAFVRSQELS, encoded by the coding sequence ATGACCATCGCGATCATCGGTGCAGGCAACATGGGCGGGGCTGTCCTCTCCGGGCTCCTCGAGGCCGGTCACGCCCCCGAGAGCGTCATCGTCGTGGAGGCTCGCGAGGAGCAGGCGGCCGCGCTCCGCGAGAAGCACGGCGTCCGTACGCTGCCCGCCGCCAAGGCCGCGGGCGAGGCCGACGTGGTGGTGCTCGGCGTGAAGCCCTACGGCGTCGTGCCGGTGCTGGAGTCGATCGCGTCGTCCTTGCGGCAGGGGACCACGGTGGTCTCGCTGGCCGCCGGCGTCCCGACCTCGGCGATGGAGCCGGCCGTGCCGGACGGTGTCTCGGTCGTGCGGGTCATGCCCAACACTCCGGCGCTGGTCGGAGAGGGCATGTCCGCCGTCGCCGGCGGCGCAAAGGCGACGCCGGAGGCTGTCGCTGCCGCGGCCGACCTGATGGGTGCGGTCGGCAAGGTGGTCACCGTCCCCGAGTCGCAGATCGACGCCGTCACCGCGATCAGCGGGTCCGGTCCGGCGTACGTGTTCATGGTCGCCGAGGCCTGGATCGAGGCCGGCGTCCACCTCGGCCTGACCCGGGACGACGCGACCACCCTCGTCATCCAGACGCTGGCCGGATCCGCGGAGCTGCTCAAGGGCGGCACCCACCCGGCGATCCTCCGCGAGCAGGTCACCTCGCCCGGCGGAACGACCGCGGCCGCCCTGGGTGCACTGGAGCAGAACGGCCTGCGGGCGGCCTTCCTCGAGGCCACCCGCGCCGCCTTCGTACGCAGCCAGGAGCTGTCCTAG